A region of Halorhabdus rudnickae DNA encodes the following proteins:
- a CDS encoding carbohydrate ABC transporter permease — MMLFVHGIPVVLGLVMSFFEFPSLVYTEWFRPETFIGISHYVKVFQPDTIYGAQFWNSLKVTVLYTVGTVVGVYTLGLIAALALNTDFRGRLAARTAILVPYVAPVVATYLTWQMMFRTDTGIINAVLREVGLIEDSLFWLLGPNSLFAIIIANVWRNFPYAAIMLYAGLQSIPEQLYEAAEVDGAGWWGKFRYVTLPQLKPVSAVILLLLVLWTFVNFTTPYVILGGSPSDSGNVLMLLIYNFGFSQSNYGIGAALSVMLFLFSMSIAYIYYKRVVASSYDGGAI; from the coding sequence TTGATGCTTTTCGTTCACGGGATACCGGTCGTACTCGGTCTCGTGATGAGCTTCTTCGAGTTCCCGTCGTTAGTGTATACCGAGTGGTTCCGTCCGGAGACGTTCATCGGGATTTCCCATTACGTCAAAGTGTTCCAGCCCGACACGATTTACGGCGCGCAGTTCTGGAACTCGTTGAAAGTGACTGTCCTCTATACAGTCGGCACTGTTGTCGGGGTGTACACTCTCGGCTTGATCGCAGCGCTGGCCCTCAACACTGACTTTCGCGGTCGACTCGCTGCCAGGACGGCGATTTTGGTACCGTACGTTGCGCCGGTCGTTGCGACGTATCTCACCTGGCAGATGATGTTCCGGACGGACACTGGAATTATCAACGCGGTGCTGCGGGAGGTCGGCCTCATCGAGGACTCGCTGTTTTGGCTGCTCGGTCCAAATTCGCTGTTTGCTATCATCATCGCCAACGTCTGGCGCAACTTCCCGTATGCAGCCATCATGCTCTATGCGGGCTTGCAATCGATTCCGGAACAACTGTATGAGGCCGCTGAAGTCGACGGTGCTGGCTGGTGGGGCAAGTTCCGGTACGTTACGCTCCCACAGCTCAAGCCCGTCTCTGCGGTCATCCTCCTCTTGTTGGTCCTCTGGACGTTCGTCAACTTTACCACGCCGTACGTCATTCTCGGCGGGTCGCCGAGCGACTCGGGCAACGTTTTAATGTTGCTCATCTATAACTTCGGATTCTCACAGAGTAACTATGGGATCGGTGCAGCCCTCAGTGTGATGCTGTTCTTGTTCTCGATGTCGATCGCTTACATCTACTATAAGCGTGTTGTCGCCAGCAGCTACGATGGAGGTGCTATCTAA